A section of the Citrus sinensis cultivar Valencia sweet orange chromosome 8, DVS_A1.0, whole genome shotgun sequence genome encodes:
- the LOC127899374 gene encoding uncharacterized protein LOC127899374 gives MPPKKKDKGKAVLKDSESRATSKEPQATPSKDKLLSSAMPIKSWIEMVEEQGAHYKTTSSDDQVKQWMSSITRSPELMLALQNLSQSQIFSKEEKENPISKEISKPSSQNVIVSGAKTEEEYFKAMEQLLASRSKSSVADTSEDEDEDEDEKPFISLGDENEDDCAKTEEEYFKAMEQLLASRSKSLVADTSEDEDEDEDEEPFISLGDENEDDY, from the exons atgccgccaaagaagaaagacaaagGTAAAGCTGTTCTTAAAGATTCTGAATCAAGAGCAACCTCTAAAGAACCCCAAGCTACCCCTTCTAAAGACAAATTACTTTCCTCAGCCATGCCTATTAAATCTTGGAtagaaatggttgaagaacaaGGTGCCCATTACAAAACCACTTCTTCTGATGACCAAGTAAAAcaatggatgagttccattacaaGGTCCCCTGAGCTTATGCTCGCCTTACAAAACCTTTCCCAAAGCCagattttctcaaaagaagaaaaggaaaaccCTATCTCCAAAGAAATCTCAAAACCCTCTTCTCAAAATGTGATTGTCTCTG GTGCCAAAACAGAAGAAGAATACTTCAAAGCCATGGAACAGCTCCTCGCCTCCCGGTCAAAGTCATCAGTGGCTGACACCTCTGAAgacgaagatgaagatgaagatgaaaaacCATTCATTTCTCTTGGAGacgaaaatgaagatgatt GTGCCAAAACAGAAGAAGAATACTTCAAAGCCATGGAACAGCTCCTCGCCTCCCGGTCAAAGTCATTAGTGGCTGACACCTCTGAAgacgaagatgaagatgaagatgaagagccATTCATTTCTCTTGGAGacgaaaatgaagatgatt actga